A single Anopheles maculipalpis chromosome 3RL, idAnoMacuDA_375_x, whole genome shotgun sequence DNA region contains:
- the LOC126565932 gene encoding probable 4-coumarate--CoA ligase 3, with protein sequence MALCTYDERSRTWYGVQTVPIYNPKANVGEVLNHILLRTPERIIQIDMDEDERMNCAEFRARMIRFVQNLTDAGLRKGDIVAMANANSVNVAPLACALMTIGVAFNPLAPGFNADDMAHMLRLTEPKMVFCDDSNVEVVSSAIRRVFDADRPLYVFESSRSNVKHAEDLLQATGREEQFVPPHLGDSHELLSMILCSSGTTGAPKGVCVTHAQTIAAIGSFPLAKPMTVFNFSPLYWGTGIYMMLSTFSGTSTRLITRSPFSEEKFFEAVEKYRASFVFMPPSYANQIARHERVAQVDFSSLRMLSLGGSYVSDGLRDRLDRLLPNGRTYNSVGTSEIGWVSGDFGKRKPGSVGTPAVNIAIKIVDEEGNDLGVGEKGQVLIKGAEPFIGYYKNEEATRATIEARGYTRSGDIGYFDEEGYLYLVDREKDILKYRAFQISPSELEAIIAQIEGVLEVCVVGIPADADRTTELPTAVIVPVAGSSVSANQVTEIVDGKVSDFKRLRGGVYFVDCLPKTQTGKILRRKVLEMVLELADIK encoded by the exons ATGGCGTTGTGTACGTACGATGAACGGAGCCGCACGTGGTACGGCGTACAAACGGTGCCGATCTACAATCCGAAGGCGAACGTTGGTGAAGTCCTCAACCATATCCTTCTTCGCACACCCGAACGGATTATCCAGATCGATATGGATGAGGACGAGCGGATGAATTGTGCCGAGTTTAGGGCGCGAATGATCCGCTTTGTGCAGAACTTAACGGATGCCGGTTTGCGCAAGGGTGACATTGTGGCGATGGCCAACGCAAACAGCGTAAATGTGGCTCCCCTCGCCTGTGCGCTGATGACGATCGGTGTTGCCTTCAACCCTTTAGCGCCAGGATTCAACGCGGACGATATGGCACACATGTTGCGTTTGACCGAACCGAAGATGGTATTCTGCGACGATAGCAATGTGGAGGTAGTGAGCAGTGCCATCCGCCGTGTGTTCGATGCCGATCGTCCGCTGTATGTGTTTGAGAGTTCGCGCAGTAACGTGAAACATGCGGAAGATCTGCTGCAAGCAACTGGCCGAGAGGAACAATTTGT ACCACCACATCTGGGCGATTCGCACGAGCTCCTGTCGATGATACTCTGCTCGTCGGGCACCACCGGAGCACCGAAGGGTGTTTGCGTGACGCACGCACAGACGATCGCTGCGATCGGTTCCTTCCCGTTGGCGAAACCGATGACGGTTTTCAACTTCAGTCCGCTCTACTGGGGCACCGGCATTTACATGATGCTCAGCACATTCTCCGGTACCTCAACGCGGCTCATCACGCGCAGTCCATTCTCGGAGGAAAAGTTCTTCGAGGCGGTGGAGAAGTATCGGGCTAGCTTCGTCTTCATGCCACCGTCGTACGCCAACCAGATTGCGCGCCATGAGCGTGTGGCACAGGTGGACTTTTCCAGCCTGCGAATGCTATCGTTGGGTGGAAGTTACGTGTCGGATGGATTGCGCGATCGGCTCGATCGGCTGCTGCCAAACGGACGGACGTACAATTCCGTTGGCACGTCGGAGATTGGATGGGTGTCGGGTGATTTCGGAAAACGGAAGCCTGGCTCAGTAGGAACGCCGGCAGTTAACATTGCGATAAAGATTGTGGACGAGGAAGGTAACGATCTGGGCGTTGGCGAGAAGGGACAGGTGCTGATAAAAGGTGCCGAACCGTTCATTGGGTACTACAAGAATGAAGAAGCCACACGGGCGACAATTGAAGCACGGGGTTACACGCGTTCCGGAGATATAGGATACTTTGATGAGGAAGGATATCTGTACCTGGTCGATCGCGAAAAGGACATATTGAAATATCGCGCGTTTCAGATCTCTCCGAGCGAGCTGGAAGCGATCATTGCCCAGATTGAGGGCGTGTTGGAAGTTTGTGTTGTTGGTATACCGGCGGACGCTGACCGAACGACCGAACTTCCCACAGCTGTTATCGTACCCGTGGCGGGAAGTTCGGTCAGCGCTAACCAGGTGACGGAGATTGTTGATGGGAAGGTGTCCGACTTTAAACGACTCCGAGGTGGAGTTTATTTTGTGGACTGCTTGCCGAAAACGCAAACTGGAAAAATCTTGCGTCGTAAGGTGTTGGAGATGGTGCTGGAACTGGCGgatattaaataa
- the LOC126565856 gene encoding probable 4-coumarate--CoA ligase 1 translates to MYNIRTVYDAVNRTWHGATVKHVYNPEASMGQIMFEALARTPELVIQQDMDTGRSMTYAEFQTKLIRFAQNLTSIGVCKGDVIALANANSENLAPLACALLTIGAPFNPLAPGFNEDDMANMLETTKPKLVFCDADNYDVVRKALQRVVADGERLPPIYVFECSRSDVKHAEDLLKETGKETTFLPPYLGDSHKTLAVILCSSGTSGAHKGVRLTHSACLQLTILYRFSIIPSIYFSFSAIYWTTGFSALLSPFFNGGIRLITRKPFNEEQFFEAVEKYRVHSIFTPPAYAYAVLAHPRTKTIDFSSVQLWAVGGSPIPEQLRDRIDELLARTGGRSVNVFGSSEIGGVALDVIKRKPGAVGQLMPNVTVRIVDEDGKRLGVGEVGELLTKAVEEFGGYYGNEQASSDAIDSDGFFRTGDIGYIDEEGFLYLIDRKKDIFKYRNFHVSPSDLEAIILRIDGVQDVCVVGVPDADGGTDLPAAAIVRRPGANLDASQVRKIVDEQVSDFKRLRGGVYFIEELPKTDSGKVLRRKAAKMIVHMNQLSQAETEGRV, encoded by the exons ATGTACAACATCCGGACGGTTTATGACGCGGTCAACCGAACCTGGCACGGTGCCACAGTGAAGCATGTGTACAACCCGGAGGCTAGTATGGGACAAATCATGTTCGAAGCGCTCGCCCGCACACCAGAACTTGTGATACAGCAGGACATGGATACGGGGCGCTCGATGACGTACGCCGAGTTCCAAACGAAACTGATCCGATTCGCTCAAAACCTTACATCGATCGGTGTTTGCAAAGGAGATGTGATTGCGCTTGCCAATGCAAATAGTGAGAATCTTGCACCACTGGCATGCGCACTGCTAACGATCGGGGCACCGTTTAACCCACTGGCACCAGGGTTCAACGAGGATGATATGGCTAATATGCTGGAGACAACGAAACCGAAACTGGTATTTTGTGATGCTGACAATTATGACGTTGTTCGGAAGGCTTTACAGCGCGTTGTAGCTGACGGTGAACGGCTACCTCCGATCTACGTGTTTGAGTGTTCCCGAAGTGATGTGAAACATGCCGAAGATTTACTTAAGGAAACAGGCAAAGAGACAACATTCCT CCCACCCTATCTTGGCGATTCGCACAAAACGTTGGCTGTAATCCTTTGCTCCTCGGGAACGTCAGGGGCTCACAAAGGCGTACGACTAACTCACAGCGCATGCCTTCAACTTACGATACTGTACCGCTTTTCGATCATCCCCTCGATTTACTTCAGCTTTAGTGCCATCTACTGGACGACTGGGTTTTCTGCCTTGTTGAGCCCGTTTTTCAACGGTGGGATACGCCTAATCACGCGCAAACCCTTCAACGAAGAGCAATTCTTCGAAGCGGTCGAAAAGTATCGTGTGCATTCGATCTTCACACCACCGGCCTATGCTTACGCTGTGCTGGCCCATCCACGTACGAAAACGATTGATTTTAGCTCCGTTCAGCTTTGGGCCGTTGGTGGTAGCCCTATTCCGGAGCAGTTACGTGATCGAATCGATGAACTGCTCGCTCGGACTGGAGGCCGTTCGGTGAACGTTTTCGGATCGTCCGAGATAGGTGGCGTTGCGTTGGATGTGATAAAGCGTAAACCGGGAGCGGTCGGTCAACTGATGCCGAACGTGACGGTGCGAATTGTGGACGAGGATGGGAAGCGGCTGGGCGTTGGGGAAGTGGGTGAGCTGTTGACGAAAGCTGTCGAAGAGTTTGGAGGTTATTATGGGAACGAGCAGGCATCGAGCGATGCGATAGATTCGGACGGGTTCTTCCGTACCGGTGATATCGGCTATATTGACGAGGAAGGATTCCTGTATCTGATTGACCGTAAGAAGGATATCTTCAAGTACCGCAACTTTCACGTGTCTCCATCGGATCTGGAAGCGATCATTCTGCGCATTGACGGCGTGCAGGACGTGTGCGTGGTGGGAGTGCCCGATGCTGATGGTGGGACAGATCTACCGGCAGCCGCGATTGTTCGTCGCCCAGGAGCCAATCTGGACGCGTCCCAGGTGCGGAAGATTGTTGATGAACAGGTGTCCGACTTTAAGCGATTGCGCGGAGGCGTTTACTTTATCGAGGAACTCCCGAAAACCGACAGCGGTAAGGTGCTGCGGCGGAAGGCCGCCAAAATGATAGTGCACATGAATCAGCTTTCCCAGGCTGAGACGGAAGGGAGGGTTTAA